GATTGAtttgcttctctcttttttttttttgcatcaaTTGTGTATTTATATCAATGAAATATCTTCGtagttataaaaaagaaattgtgtatgtttttattcatgagttttatGGTGGCCTTGAAGGGGTGCTAGGTGGTGGCCTATAGTGCTAATTATGTCATTTACAGTTACAATGATTTCCCCTGAAAGAACTCAACTAATCTTCAAGTTTTCTTATCTTATGGTACTATGGAATTTTAGAACCCAAAACTATGTTTCAGCATTATCGTTGCCTTGGTTTGTAGTCATGTTCTCTTATGtgctaattttttaattagctTATGCTATCAGGAAAATCCAAAATACTtgacataaaatatcaaaaataagaaTCAGAATGTATGGTTATCTGAAATTTCTCATGTattttactcttaaaaaattgaTGTATTTGATAATTAGAATGTGTTTTAGAGACAAATAGTTGCCAGCAccccttcaaaaaaaaaaaaattaaattgattagTGGGAAGAATGTAACATCTAACCGGTTCCAGCTTTGATGTCTCCGTCATCATAAACATGTTCTCAGTAGATATTAGAATCTTAAACTAGCCATGTTCAATTTAAATGGCTAGAGTGGACTAAACTGGTGCATGGTGGTGTTTAATTAGGCAATTTCaacatgagtaatgctagatacagtcttagGACATTTAAGCCTCACacgttacttttgaaaaaaaatagggcCCTCCATTGGAAAATGGGCTTTTTCATGTGAATACCATATTTGCCTACATTTTTCAAAGGGAGTGCATGGTGCTTGCATATTCTAGaactgtataaattattttcctttcaaacatataaagatttaaaagaaCTATGACATTCTTGTGCACAAATTTTATGAGCTCTCATATGTGGACTATGCCTTTTGTGTTCTTCAACGCAATTCTTGATTACTTGCAAAATAAGTTTTACAAGCTTTCAAATGGAATGTCTGTTTAAAGATCTAATTGCAGAAATTTAATTGATACTCCATGAAGTGGTATAGTTGGGGCTGCATAAATAGCTGGAAGAGATTTTATGGTTTACTGGAAGCCATGGAGTGTTTGCAAATGAAACGTGCCCAATGTGGCATTTCACATAAAAGTGTGGAAATTTTATTCCAGTGTTTGAATGATTCGAAAATCTCGAGATGTATACTTAGTTTCTGTTCCTACGTCATCAGCTGGGACTTCATcagtttaatttgatttcacaAAAAAGCATGGTTGCAACAAGTAGTTCgcaattatgtttttgttgaaatgggcaccatatattttttaaaaccttttaTGGTTCAAATTTATATCTTCACATTAATAATCGTTAATCTTATGTTaacaatgaaatttttataaaaattttctcCCAGCCTTATGATATATGATCTTAATCTCTATTATTTGCTCCAGGTTTCAGGTGAAAAAGAAgcagttttttgttaactttactacTATCACGCTGTTTGGTGCTGTTGGTACATTAATATCCTGTGGCATCATATCACTAGGTAAATATTGTCACATTATATTTGCagttgtttttaattattatcgtttttatttattttaagttttatgagGCAAGAAAAACTAGTATGCCAAGGACGTTAAAAACTACACCCTTTTCTGTTGGACAGCATTCTGACGGCCAATGGTTTTATCCCTATGCACATTGTTCGACGATTAGTGTTAACTCTGTTTCAATTTTTGGGTTACTCGCATTGACCATTTGCGTAACATTCATTTCCATGATTCTGATAATAGGCAATCTGTTAATGCCTACTCTTGTGTTGCTGGTGATACTGTGTTATAATCTGTGTTAATAGAATAAGGTTTACGTGTTTGACAAAATCGACTCAGTAAAAGGAGTTAAAAGTATGTAAGGAATTAGTTAAGATTTATTTTCGGAAAATGAATCCATAccaatttcaattatcatttttggaattttttttataagtacctTTATCTTATTGAAATTTCGAATTACAAATACCGAAGAAAGGAAGCGAGATTTGTGATTCAATCGCTGGAACAGCAGTAATAAAGTTTGGTGAGCATTAGCACAACTCTAGAATAGGCAACAAACTGTGcctttaaaaaatttgtttggGAGCTGTCAAATCATATGGTTTCTTTAGTGATTGGAACAGCAGGGAGTCTTTGACTCTTAACTTTTCACTCAATCCCAATTTCGATGATCACTGAACTTGAACAAACAGTTCCTTTTGTGTTTCTGAACTGACAGAGTAAACTTTGTTGGTAATCATATAGTGGTTCTTTGTAGGGTTGTTGGGACATATGGTTTTCAGCCTTCTGCCTGAGAGTAGCACACAGAGGAGGTAATTATAGAAGTCTGGGTTCTAGTCTAATTGGCACCATGTGATTAGAAGATAAAGTGATGAGGTCTCTAGAggataatattgttattatcattatttccttttcaccAGCTGTTTTGGCAAACTAATCGAAAGGGTACATGGACCAATATCCCACACAGATAATATAAGATAGTTTGAATCTCTTTAAGACAATTTCTCTATGTATATATGATACCATTTATTAGCAATGCAGCCAATTAGATTATGACTTCTCTGACTGATGGTAACATCAGTGATTACAAAGTGACCAAGCGAGCCGAAAATCTCCTCTACAAAGATTTTAATGGCACTGTGCTGCTCATTCAAAATATGGCTATATTCATGGAGTCAGTGGCATGTCCCCATTCTTCTTGCAACCCTCCAAGctattaaaagattaattacTGTCAATCGCTCCCAATTCATGCTGTAAAATAATTCTAGACTCATACAGCAGCAAAAGCAAGAGCAGCTGCCCCCTCAAAGCATCACCCTATCCTTCTTATTTGTGGAGAGCCATCTGTGTTCAGTCATACCAATCTATAGGAGGATTTATCCACTAGGAATGTATAGTTGCTTTTCTCTTGAACTTTACCTGTAAGTTCACTCGGCAGAAAATTCTCTGTTTGAAGCAATTTCATCCCCATTTTTAGTACTTACCTATGCTTAGAACTGATAATTCTCACTCTTCTGTCTTGTGCAATCTTTGAGGAGAGACCATTACATAGCAGAGAACCATTCCTAAAACTGCaaccattcttttcttttgcaaaaaAGTGATAATTCTCTAATCTGACAGTTTATATTCAGTATCTGTGTGATTGCATTGGGTGGATACCTACTCTTTAGTTTTAGATATTGTTTTGAAGgcatatttctaatttctttggTGTTAGAGGATGGAATGAGAGTGATATATGCATCCATACCAGACAGTTTACTCTGTCTAAGTCAATTTATACATTATTTCTTTGGCCAAATAATGTACACGAGtcctttcaataaatttttattttcttcaccatGTTTGTACCAAATACCCTTCTGAATTTGACTAAAGTATGTTAGGCCtagcaaataaagaaaaaaagagttttgaGCTATTGGTTTTATATTACTATCTTATTGTGACTGTAAAATTCTGATGCTTGGTCCAGGGGTTACTCAGTTCTTCAAAAAATTGGATATTGGTTCGCTGGATATTGGGGATTATCTAGGTACTACAtttgccatttttctttttcgagtAACTTTGTTTGCTGTTTCATTCTGACTGTATTGATCCGCTATTTCAGCAATCGGTGCAATATTTGCTGCCACGGACTCTGTATGTACATTGCAGGTATAGCAGATATCAGCATGTTATCATGTCTTCAATCGGATAAGGTATCTACACTTCAAACCTGAACTTTCATGTGACGGTGCAGGTGCTTAATCAGGATGAGACGCCTTTACTCTACAGTCTTGTATTTGGGGAGGGTGTTGTAAATGATGCAACATCAGTGGTACTTTTTAATGCAATCCAGAGTTTTGACCTCAATCATATCGACCCCAGGATTGGTTTGCATTTTATTGGCaacttcttttatttgtttctcacAAGCACAATGCTTGGGGTGATggtaagcctctctctctctctctctctctctctctcatagatTCGTATGTATTAATGCACATGTGTTATGCTACATGTGCCATTCTCCTGTGCTATGACATATCTCTTTCCCCCTGCAGACTGGGCTGCTTAGTGCATACATCATCAAAAAGCTGTATTTTGGAAGGTACGTTTGTCAGAATTGGAATGATCAAGTCAGTTGCTTTTACTGGTATTGCAACAATAGTattccattgtttttttttataggtaacaaTAGTATTCCattattattatactaatgttgAAAATGGACCTAGTCTCGTAATAAGAAGATGCTTTGTTTGGTCTTTAGATCGTACGCTAggtttttatttgttgaaaGTGGTCTGGTGACACCTAATATTTAAGGTCTCCTGATTTGGCTTCTGAAGAAACTTTTAACTGATGGAGGAAAGAAGTATTAGAATCATATACTAAAACCAAATTCTGATAATACAATTTTTCTCATGATTTAGGCACTCTACGGATCGTGAAGTTGCTCTTATGATGCTCATGGCATACCTTTCATATATGATGGCTGAAGTAAGATGTCTAATAGTTTAATGGCACTCATTTCTCTTTCTATGCTTCAAATGCTTTATGTAGACGGCAGATTTGATAGATTgctaattatttttcatctcactAAGATGCTACTGTATTTAATCTGTTATGCAGTTGTTCTATTTGAGTGGCATTCTCACGGTATTCTTTTGTGGGATTGTGATGTCCCATTACACCTGGCACAATGTGACTGAGTGTTCACGAATCACTACCAAGTAATTCTTCTTAGAAGCTATCAAGCCATTTTAACCCATTTTTCATATGTAGAACAAAGTCAATTTGTCATATACCTAATGCtttagattttctttcaaattatcACAGGCATGCTTTCGCAACCCTTTCATTTGTTGCTGAGATCTTTATCTTCGTTTATGTTGGAATGGATGCCTTGGACATTGAAAAGTGGAGATTTGTCAGTGGCAGGTATTATCAGCATAAGAGCAGACGACTAACTAGTCCTTTTAGTTCCAAGCTCTTAATATGTTGAACCATATATCtattagtagtagtagtagctgtctatgtaatttttcagaaaaaatgtATGATATAGCTGCCTTGCTGAGACATTATTTATTGCTCTAACATGCAATGCTTGATTTTGCTTTTTGCAGTCCTGGAACATCTGTTGCAGTGAGTTCAATACTGCTAGGTCTGATTATGGCCGGAAGAGCAGCCTTTGTTTTCCCCTTATCATTTTTAATCAACTTAGTTAAAAAATCTCCAAAGGAAAAAATCAACTTCAGGCAACAAGTGTGCTTTCTGTTTCTTTTGCAGCATAATTCTGTTTTTCTCGTACTTCATTGATGTACCAAATCTCACCACCATATTTATTGTTGTAGGTGGTAATATGGTGGGCTGGTCTCATGAGAGGTGCTGTGTCTATAGCACTCGCTTATAATCAGGTAAGATATGGACACGctgttatatttataactaaatagaaaatttgttaAGAAATAATTCATCAGAGGGAAATTTCAGTTTCTTTTATGCTCTTCCACTTGAAATAAGAACACTTGAATGGTGCATGCATGCGGGCGTGGGTGAGAGACAGATAGAGAGATGGTAGCAGTGGAAAATTTAGTAAACCTTTTACTTTTCTAAATGCAGTTCACAAGGTCAGGGCATACTCAATTGCGAGGAAATGCAATCATGATCACCAGCACCATAACTGTTGTTCTCTTCAGCACAGTGGTGGGATGTCTACTGCCTTTTCTGTGATCTGTGAAATCATATTGACTTGATTTAATTTGTtctatagtgataaatattaatctttccattcttttttcgttcacttttaattttattgtgtaCATGGTTGGTCCATTGAGGGTCAAACTTATTTACTTGGCACATCTTCTGATGTCACATTAAAAGAGCCCAATCTGGCCTCTTGATATGCCAAGGGTTTGTATTTTCTGAGAATTAGCTGATTCATTTacaatgaaaagagaaattgcaaaTATGTTGCTTGCTGTTATGGTCTTCACCGTTAAGCTTCTTAGCTATCAAGAATATGGGTGTTCCATTGCTCAAAGCTCCATTGGACGAGGGCTTGCTGTCAGATGCCTGCTTCCtccatatttattctttattatttgtttggcAAGAGCATCATGGACAGAATTTTATGTAGATACAATTAAAGTGGATCAGTTCCACCATGATTCCAATTGAGGTTTTGGGtgagctctatatatatatatgttattttcttaaGAGGAACGATGCTTCTTAGGGGAACAAGAAAACCAACTGCCCTTCACAtgaatttttgtaagaaaaaaagttacattTATGGTTGCTTTTGGCATTAGGATTGCTTGCGATGTTGTATGAATGAGTTTTGCATATATAACACTTCATATTTGTTTCTGGTCAGGTGTTTGGTTTGCTGACTAAACCTCTTATAAGGTTCTTGCTTCCACATCCAAGACACACAGCCAGCAAGGTACAGTCAGATTCGTCTACTCCAAAATCTGTAACTGTGCCTTTTCTTGGAGAGGGGCAGGATTCTGAGTTGGACCTTCCTGAAATTACCCGACCAAGCAGCATACGTGCACTCCTGGCCACTCCTACACACACTGTTCATCAGTACTGGCGTAAATTTGACGATGCCTTCATGCGCCCCGTATTTGGTGGCCGGGGTTTTGTTCCCTTTGTTCCTGGGTCACCAACCGAACGGAGTTTTAATCAAGGGCAATGAGAAGGCGGCCAAGCAAAGAATGTAGAATGTGTTGTAGGTTGCATACATCTTCTGGACAGTAATGCACCACATGCCTTTGAACCAGCTTGTGAAATATTTGCTTCTGCACTGGGAATATCTCCGCGGGAAGGCCCAGAGAGCATAAAGGATGTGGATACAATAGGTATCGAGATGGCTGTGCACCATAATCTTTTGAAACTGCTGCATATCATGTATAGCTGATTGTACCAATCAAAAAGAAATCATTTAGAGCTGATTGTGTTTGCCCCTAGCTCTGGAAGGggtttgccctttttttttaatacgtcaATTGACATCGTGGTTATTTTTGTGATAATAAGTTGGTGGGTGttgttaagtttttttttttttttctaaagtgACTTCATTAGTGAAAATAGCATTATACAAGAGAATAGATCATATTACAAACCATTTCAGGCCATAGCAGATCATGCTTCTAGTGCCTAATGGGGGGTCCTTCCACTatgaaaatctaataaatatggTGGGATTTCTTTCAGAGAGATTTTTCCAAACTTATTGTTGGAATATGCCCATTGCACTATTGAATGCGCACATTGATTTTGTAATCGATGTATCTTGACTGCTCTCcatttttctaattcttttaaCAAAAATCTGGTATCTCTTGCCACCCTCTTCTGATTCCCAGTTGCTtgctttgtgtgtgtgtgtgtgtggggtgGTTAAGTTATTGTGATGCCTGCACTTTTCAATGAGTTTAATTTTCTCATGACTAAAGAAAGATCGTCAATGATATTTGGACAAGGGTTACGATGCTCTCGTACTTTGTTGTGTAAGTGAGATGTTTGGTTCACTGGTTTTTCTAATAACATCTAGCATGAAAAAATGCATGACCCTTGAATGATAGATTGAGAGACACTGGTGGATGCTTGGTACATCCCTTACGTGCATGCGGATGAGAACATTgagaagttaaaataataataaaaaggattaCCCTCGGTGGAAGTATGCCACATCACAGGATGGCTGCagtatattcacaaaatttgcAGTAGCTATTTATATGCCCAGGGGCATTTCACTTCATTTCTCAATCCTATATTTATGTGTATTCTAGCATGTTAGACCATATACAATCACAATTATTCGTAACGTTTTCGTATTATCATCAGGATCGGAGATGAAAAGGGGCAATTTAAACCTGATGGAAGAAAGAAGACCCATTAAAACTAAGGCGAATGAAAATTTGTTCAACATTATGTAATATTGATAAGAAAGAGGTCGGCATTACATGAAAAGGAAACAAAGCACAAGCACCCAATTTTAGATCACAAATACAGACCCAACGCAAAGGTTTGTCATTTATTTAGAAGAGAACTCAGGAAGTCCTTCACAAGCCTACTTGCAGGAGATAATGCTACACACTAGATGAACGGTTTTGGGAGCAGCAGCTCATCCTTGCAGACCAATTATACCTGTACAAAATTCCGTGGTAATATTAAACATCATGCGAGCAGAAGGTAAAAGACAAGACAAAAGGATATAGAAAAAACCACAATGCAGATTTTTTTCATAGAtcaaatagacaaattaaaAATGGGCTGTAAattatgttcaaattatgcatcgATCATACTTCAGGGTGATTTGGATAATTTACATACCACAAGCTACTCGGCCACCAGCATTTCCGGTGCTTTTGCTAAGCTCGTGTCCCCCTACATATCAAACAATTATATTAAGTTAGAAGTggcaatgatttttttttataagtaaaagtaaactTTATTAATAGGAAATGGCTTAGCTCAAGTATACAGGAAGTGTGTGTAAGCCTAAGTACCAATAAACAACAATGAGAGATGCAAGCAAATCATGAAAACTGCCCTCATTACAACTAAATACTCTGACGCCCAAGAGaataatgtattataaaaaaaatctcttcagCTCATCCAAGGAATGGCTCCTGGTCTTCAAAGCACTTCTTATTTCTCTCcatccacaaacaccacataatacaaagaGGAATAACATCTTCCACACAGCAGCGATGTGAATATTTCCCCTAATACCTGTCCAGCACTTCAAAATTTCCACACTCTGCCAGGTATAACCCATACCACACCAGTCCTGTTAGTaatctcattccacaagaaCCTGGCCACATCACAAGTAACAATAGATGATCCACGGATTCCTCATTTTTCTTACACAAgaaacaccaatccataatAATGAGACGACATTTCCTCATATTGTCAGTGGTGAGGATTCTCCCAAGAGAAGCAGTCCATATAAAGAAAGCAATCTTAGGAAGGACCTTAAaacttccaaatagccttccaagaaaaacaataatcatTAGAGAACCCCAAAGAGCCTTATAATAGGAACGCACCGAGATCCTAGAATTTCCATCAAGAGTCCAAATCACCCTATCCTCCATCACATTaccaaacaaaagaacataGCATACAAGTCGTCAAAAAAATCAGCAAACATTCCAAGTTCCCAGTCATGAGCCGTTCTAAAAAACTGACATTCCAATGGAAAAAACCATTagaactgtaacgccccaatagaaggctcaaatcacatggtctatactccaaaaggactaattAATGATACAactagagccccattggaaccttataaagaacaagaacttctcattctcaaacaatgtgggatcctttacaccacctacccttatccttatcatatggggtatcacaagaACACACCAACAAGCCAGCCGCCAAAGCTTCTTTTGTCACTAGACATCTGCTaaagagtacaaaaaaaaattttgataagaaGAGTAGGAAAAACATACTTTAGAGCCCTaaaccacaccaaacatcatgccaaaaatagACACCATAACCTCttccaaacctcaaatctgaaaaagtTGGAGAACCTCTCCCATCCAGAGCGAATATTTTTCCACAACCCCGCACCATATGCCctcacttcattagaacaccaacccccctaAGACTCCCTGTATTTTGAATCTATAACGACTCTCCACAAACTCTCTCCTTCCCGttgatatctccacaaccatttctcCAAAAGTGCTTTATTGAAGATCCTCAAGTTATGCACCCCCAAACCACCACAAGATACCGGAAAACAAACTTTATCCCAGCCAACAAGGTGAAGCTTAAGCTTACTTCCCAATACCTTCGAAAAGAGAATTACGAAACATCATCTCATTTTGAGAGGCCACACTAGCAGGTAacaaaaataaggaaagaaagtATGAAGGGAGGTTAGATAACATACTTTTGATAAGAGTTAATCTATTGCccttagaaaaataaatcattttccaacctGCCAaccttctatcatttttttctaaCACACCCTCCCAAATAGATTTCGCCTTGAAAGTAGCCTCCAacggaagaccaagatatttcaaGGGCAGCGAAGAGACCTTACAACCCAGAATATTTGCCAAACCTTGAACATTATTCACTATATCCACAGGAACCATTTCAGACTTTGAAAGATTCACCTTCAAGCCAaagacagcttcaaaacaatCAGAAGAGCCCTCAAATATAGAATATGACCATTGTGCAGATCACACAAAAGTAAAGTATCATCAGCgaagagaagatgagaaatattaaCACCTCCCACAGAGAAACCAGAAAGAAAACCTCCATCAACAACTGCTTCCAACATACGACTAAGTGCATCCATGATAATGACAAATGGGAAAGGGGAAAGAAGGTCCCCTTGCCTTAATCCCCTAGAGCTGTTAAAGAACCCCTCCAGTgcaccattcaccaaaaccgaAAAAAGGGGTTGTAGTAATGCAATGCCTAATCCATGAAATCCAtctttccccaaaaccacaccacCCAAGTAACATAAGAAATCCTAGTTAACATGACCATATGCATTCTCTGTCAAATTGGTTTGAATACCCTTTCGATAAGGattgctttcattatatagaaggGATTTTACACAATAAATGCCAAATTTCCAGCGCCTAATAACTATGCCAGGTAAGTATTTACAcagttatgtatatatatagctagaaaggaaaatatctaactataaaggaaaatgttactaaaattacaataatgaTACTCAAATCATATCTTCGTGACAtccccccctcaaattgatgctgggAAATCTAGAAGCAACAATTTTTCAAGCAAGAACTGATGTCCAGATATTCATTAGCATTAAGGACCGAATCCAAATGCATTGGCAATAAATGCATAAAAACAATGGAATAAGTACATAAAAAACAGTGATTATCACAGGAAAATGGGAGACAGTAAAATATACAGCCCTAATCTACAAGTACCTCTACAAGAAGAAACCAAtctaagggcatgtttggacacttggagtatatcagaattttgtgaatagtagtgaaatgatttaagtgaagatgttttattaggttttgagaaatgagagagaagaagctgaataaaaatattagaaaattataaaattgtttgaatataatttttgttttgataaaaaaaaaattgtttgaagacAGAGAGCTTTTCTTGGATGAGCTGAAGAGATTCTTTTATAatgctttattttcttgggcttCGGTCATTAGTTGTAATGAGACATTTTTCATGATTTGATTGTATCCCTCACTAGTGCTTAGTGGAATGTAGGCATTTTCTGTGTATACTTCTTATGTACTTGGGCCATGCCTAttcttataaacaaaaattctatttttacttagaaaaaaaatttgttatgaagtttgtaaaaattgtattatttttgcattttattttaaaatttgtattgatttttgtatttgaataatgattaagtaatgattagatgaaaaagttgaaaatttgaaattgaaaaattgtgTTTCAGTGATGCTTGGGAatgaaatcatgaaaaaatttgagaattatGATAAGTTTTGACAATTTTGAGAATTCAGAGTGTTCAAACGTGCCCTAATGCACCTTTTCTAGAATAACTTCAACAGCACTTGGGCAAATGGGAAAAATTCAATAACAGAAGTCCATATTAGAAACCAATTCAAAGGCTTCAGACTTGAGagtaacatcatttttttaacctcTGACAAACTTGAAAGGGGATATCAAAATCTCAGTTTTCTAATATTTACCCTAAATATCTAGAGCTTTAGCTTAAAGTGGTGACCTTTAcccccacaaaaacaaaaacaacataaaagCCCTTACTCTTCTTGTTTACCAAGTAAAACAATTTATCAACACAGATGCTCCAATTGTGACTTAGTGGTTTACATATAGTTGGCTTTAATCATGAATatacagaaaataaaactaaaacagaaCGATTTCAAGCATTGTGTTTCAAGAGTTTACCCTTGCCAAGATCATCCTGATCTCCATGGACAACAACAGCTCTTCCAATAATGGAATTTGGTCCAGAAAGTGGAATCTgcaaaattgtaaaatacatcAGTGAAAAGTAACTAAATATATGTGCACAAGTAAAACTTAAACAGAAGATGAAACACACCTGCTTGTCAATTATTGTGAACTTGGCTGTCCCTGTATGAAAAGAGATACCATCCATTAGTGCACCACTGTGTGTCAGAACAAAATACATACCCATCTTAAGCCTTCTTATCAGGTAACTAACTGCAGAAACAATTTGCTctgcatattattttttggaaaattttttgGTAGAAGACTGTAGGCACCATTAGACGCAAACTGCTGGGAAATCAAAGCAGCTTGCCTGGAAGGTGACCCGTATTAACAATTGATGTTTGAGAAGGGTCTCTTAAAACGGCTAAATCCTATGCCAtttccctcttctctcccttctctttaccgatccaaaaaattaaaaatagcaataattagaaagaaaaaagaaaaaaaaaaaaaaaagaacgtgAGAAGTTCGGTAAGCAGTTTGTTGACAGAGGTCGAAGAAAGAGATCTCACAAGGACTGCCCAGTTAACTTCTATGAGCCACTTGATTTGGTTACAGCCACTTTGGCAAGTCAAGATCAAGGGTACTCATAGAAGTGTTGACCTTTCCCTTGGTACATGTA
This genomic window from Juglans regia cultivar Chandler unplaced genomic scaffold, Walnut 2.0 Scaffold_698, whole genome shotgun sequence contains:
- the LOC109004475 gene encoding sodium/hydrogen exchanger 2-like isoform X1; the encoded protein is MAIGFSSIIPRLQMLSTSDHASVVSMNLFVALLCACIVIGHLLEENRWVNESITALVIGVCTGVVILLASGGRSSHLLVFSEDLFFIYLLPPIIFNAGFQVKKKQFFVNFTTITLFGAVGTLISCGIISLGVTQFFKKLDIGSLDIGDYLAIGAIFAATDSVCTLQVLNQDETPLLYSLVFGEGVVNDATSVVLFNAIQSFDLNHIDPRIGLHFIGNFFYLFLTSTMLGVMTGLLSAYIIKKLYFGRHSTDREVALMMLMAYLSYMMAELFYLSGILTVFFCGIVMSHYTWHNVTECSRITTKHAFATLSFVAEIFIFVYVGMDALDIEKWRFVSGSPGTSVAVSSILLGLIMAGRAAFVFPLSFLINLVKKSPKEKINFRQQVVIWWAGLMRGAVSIALAYNQFTRSGHTQLRGNAIMITSTITVVLFSTVVFGLLTKPLIRFLLPHPRHTASKVQSDSSTPKSVTVPFLGEGQDSELDLPEITRPSSIRALLATPTHTVHQYWRKFDDAFMRPVFGGRGFVPFVPGSPTERSFNQGQ
- the LOC109004475 gene encoding sodium/hydrogen exchanger 2-like isoform X2, encoding MAIGFSSIIPRLQMLSTSDHASVVSMNLFVALLCACIVIGHLLEENRWVNESITALVIGVCTGVVILLASGGRSSHLLVFSEDLFFIYLLPPIIFNAGFQVKKKQFFVNFTTITLFGAVGTLISCGIISLGVTQFFKKLDIGSLDIGDYLAIGAIFAATDSVCTLQVLNQDETPLLYSLVFGEGVVNDATSVVLFNAIQSFDLNHIDPRIGLHFIGNFFYLFLTSTMLGVMTGLLSAYIIKKLYFGRHSTDREVALMMLMAYLSYMMAELFYLSGILTVFFCGIVMSHYTWHNVTECSRITTKHAFATLSFVAEIFIFVYVGMDALDIEKWRFVSGSPGTSVAVSSILLGLIMAGRAAFVFPLSFLINLVKKSPKEKINFRQQVVIWWAGLMRGAVSIALAYNQCLVC